GCTACTTTATGACTTCAGCTTCTGTAACCCTGACGGTGAATGGGGAGACCCAAACCTGTCCGTCCCAAACGTCGCTACCCCAGTTTTTAAACCTAATTGGCATGAATCCTCGCCTAGTGGCGGTGGAGTATAACGGCGAAATTCTCCATCGTCAGTTTTGGGAGCAAACCTTAATCCAAGAGGGCGATCGCCTCGAAGTGGTCACAATTGTGGGCGGCGGCTAGACGTCGAGTTCGGATATTCCCCATAAATTCCTCCTTAAGCTCGCCTCGGTTCTGAAGAACAAGACAGTACAGTAATAAGTAGGGAGCGTAGGATGCTCAACGCCATCAACCCAACCTTGAGCATCAACGATCGCTCTAGATGAAGCGATCGCCATCCCTGGTCTTGGTTTGCTGGAATAACACAAACACTATGCACAACACACGAATTAAACGCTTCAAGTCCCTAGTTAAGCCCCTGTTAGCCCTTGCCCTCATGGTTGCCTTGGTCTTTGGCCAAGCCGATAGCGCCTTGGCGGCCCGTGGTGGACGCATGGGAGGCGGTAGCTTCCGGTCAGCGCCCAGTCGCACCTACACTTCTCCAGCTCGGCCAGCTCCAGGGGGCGGCTATTATGGTGGCGGTGGGTTCGGCTTTCCCTTCTTGATCCCCTTCTTCGGCTTTGGCGGTGGCTTTGGCGGTCTGTTCACCATTTTTATGGTGATTGCCGTGGGCAACTTCCTGATGTCGGCGGTGCGGCGATCGCAGGAGAATGGGACGATGGAGGAAACCTACAACCCCACCATGTCGGTGAACAAACTGCAGGTGGCGCTGTTGGCTGATGCCCGCACCCTACAGGATGACCTAAACCGCATTGCGGAGTCTGCTGATACAGGTTCCACTGCTGGGCTAGCCCAAGTGCTGCAAGAAACCAGCCTATCGCTGCTGCGGCACCCGGAATATTGGGTCTACGGCAGCAGCAGCAGCCAACAGGCCAAGATGGATTCTGCGGAACTGCAGTTTAACCGGCTGGCGTTGACGGAGCGCAGTAAGTTCAGCGAAGAAACGCTGTCTAACGTGAATAACCAACTGCGTCAGGCCAGCGATCGCTTGGCCCTAGGTGCCAAAGGCGAGATTGATCCCGCTAAGCTACCGGATCAGCCTGGCGAATACATTGTGGTCACGCTAATTACGGCCAACCAAGGCAAGCTGGATCTGCCGACCATTCAAAGCTCTCAAGATCTGCGTCGGGCGCTGAGCCAGATGGGCGCGATCGCTGGGGATAAACTTGCGGCTCTGGAGGTGCTATGGACACCCCAAGCCGAGGGCGATACCCTATCGGCGGATGAGCTGCTGGCGGAATATCCTGACCTACGACTGGTCTAGATGAGCCTCGGCGAGCAAACTGAGGCTCACTGAAACATAATAAGACGGGTGGGTCTAGCAATAAGACCCACCCGTCTTTGCTGTGGAATGACGCTAGGCCAGGTTGTTTTCCACCAGCGATCGCGCCCAGGCAATGGCCTCCGATGCCGTGTGAATTTGGCCTTCGGCGTGGGCTAGTTGAATGGCTTCTAGCAGTTGACCAATGCGGGGGCTGGGGCGAATTTGCAGATGCTGGATTAAGTCTCGACCGCTGACTAGGGGAACGGGATGGGCGATCGCATCCTGAGGATCTAGGAACCGCTCAATCAGGGGGGCGATCGCGCCTAGGGCAACGCCTTGTCCTAGCGCCAGCACCACCAGCGCCGGCAGCGCCGCTCCTATATGGCGGAAGGCGTAGTATTGCTCACGGGCTGATAGACCACGCTCAGCAAAGTCAGCAAAAACATGGCTGTGGTTGAGGGCGGTGACCACCGACTGCACCTCGGCTCGACTATATTTCAACTGCCACAGTTCTGCCTCTGCCTGGGCCGGCACCGACGAGATGAGGCAGGCCAGCTTAGCGATGCGTAGCCAACTGCGCCCCACTCCAGAGGCATGTTGCTGATCGCGCATCCAGGTGGTGAGTTCGGCGGCAAGGGCAGGATAGTGTTCGTCAAGGGCGATCGCGGCCCGGTCAATCTGGGCGATGCAGGCCATGGATGCGGCTGTGGCGTGGCTCAGCCAATGGCGAAAGAGACCATCCTGCCAGGCCATGGTCAAAAATGCCGTACCGCTAGGGGCACTTAGCAAATAATTTAACTCCGACTGCACCCGCTCGGCGGCAATATGCTGCAAGAGCGGCGTTAGCCCCTGAATGGTGTGCCGGGTGTCGGCATCGAGCCAGAAGCCGAGCTGAGCTGCCTGGCGATAGGCCCGCAGCAGCCGTAGGGGATCATCCTGGAGGTTGCAGGGGGCAATCATGCGGATTTGCCGCTGCTGTAGGTCAGCATAGCCTTGGAGCGGATCAAAAAGGGTCTGACTGGCTGGATGGTAGGCGATCGCATTCACCGTAAAGTCGCGCTGCTTAAGATCGGCGTCAATGGTGTCACCGACCTGCTGGGCAAAGTCTGCCGTGGCTTGGTGGAAAACAACGCGGGCAATTTGGCGTTCTGCATCGAGCACCACAAAGCCAGCTCGGTAATGTTTAGCGATCGCTTTCGCGGTTTCCACCGCATGATGGGGTAGCACAAAGTCTAGATCCAGATAGTCGGCGTGCCGTTCTAGTAAGGCATCGCGAACATTGCCACCCACCAAATAGGCATCGGATGGTAGCCAATTGACGCTGAATGGCCACGTCTCTGGGGATAAGACCGATGCGGATTTAGACACCTGTTGTAAAGAAATCAAGGGATAGAACACAGCCTCCCAGAGGGGAGGGTACGACAGTAAGTGGGACAGTTATGGGGATAGTCATGGAGACATGAATCTGCCGAGCCAATGCCTACACCGGGGAAGTTGAATGGGGCGATCGGGGAATCGTTGCATTTTGCAACATCTACCCAACGACAGCCCAGATTCGGCAAAACATGAGTTAGATTAACAAAAAACGGTCATTGGTTGGTCATTTTTACCCAGGGGGAGGCTTTGAGATGTGTATTTGCGTCAACTGCCGCTACGTCGATCGCTGTATTACCTATCATGAGGTCGAGCACCAGCATCAGCAACCCCATCTCACAGAATCTCCAGATTTCGAAGCCGTTGAACCGACGATTAATGTCAATATCCGCCATCATGATCAAGAGATTGAGATGGAGTGGGATGTGGTTGGGTGCGAAAGTTTTACCGCTGATCAAGGCAAGTGGTCGCGGTTGCGTCCGGGAGAACTGGTTCCGACCTAATCACCATGCAAATTCTTGAGCAAACTCCTCAGCGACTAGTCATTCGGTATAATCCTGTGCATCGCTGGCTGACGGCAGCAGGGGCGATCGTCTATATTTTTGTGGCGGGTGTGTCGGGCACTGCCACAGCCCGAGCCCTTTATGCACTCTTCTTGCTAAGCTTTGCCCTGATTCTGTTGCTCTGGCGGGGAGATCAGGTGACCTGCGTGTTTGATAAGCAAAAGGGCCGCCTCACCTATCAACGCAGTGGTCTGCGGGGTACTAACACTACGGTAGTTCCTTTGCCCACCGTTTCCCATATCACCCTGCAAGAGCGGCGGTATCGCAAGCGTTCGTGGCGAGAGGGACGGGTGTATTGGGTGTACCTAGAGCTGCGCTCATCGCGGGAGCGGCTTGCCCTGTCGTCTGATACGTTCTTTAACTTAGAGAAAGCCCAGAATGCTGCCTGGCTGGTGTCAGATTTTCTTGGCCTACCGCCGTTCAGTTTTATTGAAGCTCCTCCTCTGTCCCTGTTTTCATTTTGATAGAACCTGAGCCTAGGAGTAGGGTACTGTTAGAGCCATAACGCACCATCTCATAAGGCTTTGATGCGTTACGCTGTTGCTCACGCGTCCTGCCTGTATAGAGTTTTCTACTCAGAACATCATCGAACTCAGGTACAAGCAGGACAGGGCTGGGCGATGGTCACGTGAGTTTTTCGCCACTCAGAATAAAAATGGGATCTACGGCGGCAAAGACCTGGTTGTTGCCCCGCGACTCTAGGCGGTTGACGGCGGATTGGATAACTTCCACGTTGCGCGCCTGGAGTTCTGCCAAGGTTTCTGACAGGGCATAGAGGCTGGTGAGATCGGTGGCGGTGGCGACGATGCGCCCTGGCGCTTTGAGACAGGCCCAAGCGGTTTGAGCGATCGCTTTCACGGATCGCCCACCTTCAATGAAGACACAATCGGGCAGGGGCTTGAGATCGGTCAGACAATCGGGCGCACTGCCTTCAACCACCTGTACATTGGTGACGCCAAAGCGATCGCAGTTGCGGCGAATCAGACCAGCCACCTCTTCGTCTCGCTCGATGGCCATAATTTTTCCCTTAGGGCAGAGCAGACCCACTTCGACGGGAATCGTACCGGTGCCTGCGCCAATGTCCCATAGCACGGCCTTAGGACGTAGGTACATATGGGAAATGAGCAAGACACGCACCTCGCGTTTACTCATGGGAATGCCGGGCAACCGTTCAAAGAGTCGATCGGGAATGCCAGGGGTTTGGTAGGGCCAAAGTTCAGAAACCATAGAATCAGGATGATGAGGTTGTGGGCGGTGCTGGGGCAGCTTAGGGAAGGGCGATCGCCTCATCCACAATACTCAAGGTTTGCAAGGTCGGATCGGCACAGCCGGTGATCGTGCCTCCCATGGTACAAATCTGAGTGAGGTAGGCGATCGCTTCGATGGTAATCGGTTCGCCGGGCATGAGGACGGGAATGCCGGGGGGATAGGGACAGATGAGTTCAGCGCAGACCTGGCCGATGGCGTCTGAGACCGGCACGGTACGGCGGCGGCTGAAAAAGGCCTGGCGCGGGGAGAGGATTGGCACCTGCAGCGGCGGCAAAGGGAGGTTAAGCAGGGACAGGGGCGATCGCTTGTCCTGCGCCAGAGTTTGAATGCCTTGTACGAGATGCTGCAGATCCTCACGGGTATTGCCGAGGCTGATGACAAAGGTGAGATGGTGCAGGCTGGGCAGTTCTGCCGTCACCCCTAAAGTTTGGTGCAGATACTCATCGGCTGCAAACCCTGTCCATCCCAAACCGCTCACATCCAGGGTCAGGCGGGTGCGATCCCAGGGGGTACCCGTGGGAGGCGTCCAAACGCGGACACCGTCAATCTTGGATAGCTCTAGCCTAGCCCAATCGGCCAGATCTAAGGTTTGAGCCATCAACTTTTCGCCATCGATCGCCATCTGATGCCGCGCTGCATCTAAGGACGCCAAGAGTAGGTAGCTGGGACTGCTGGACTGCACGAGGGCCAGGCTATCAACCAAGCGATCGCGATCGATGCGGCTGTGGAGGTGGCTATGTACCATGGCGGCTTGGGTCATAGCGCCTAGGGTCTTGTGGATAGACTGCACGGCTAGGTCGGCCCCGGCGGCGATCGCAGTCTGAGGAAACTGGGGATGGAAGGCGAAGTGGGCCCCGTGGGCTTCATCGACAATCAGGGGAAGGTCGTAGCTATGAACCAGGGTGGCGATCGCCTGTAGGTCACTACTAACGCCGTGGTAGGTGGGCGATACCAGCAGCACAGCGGCGGCAGGATGCTGCTCTAGCGCGTGGGCGATCGCCCCTGGGGAGACACCTAGGGGAATCTGTCCTTGGCTATCTAGCTCCGGTGTCACAAAGACCGGCATGGCTCCTGAGAGAATCAAGGCGGCGATCGCACAGCGATGGGCATTGCGCGGCAGGATGAGAGAATCACCCGGCGAACAGGTGGCCAACACCGCTGCCTGAATGCCACAGGTGGAACCATTGGCCAAAAACCAGGTTTCCCCGGCACCAAAGGCGATCGCAGCCAAATCCTGGGCGGCACGAATCACGCCTTCGGGGGCAAACAAGTTATCGAGATCGGGCAATTCTGGCAGGTCGGCGCGAAAGACCTCAGTTCCGAAGAGGGCTGCTAGACGCGGAGAGATTCCCTGTCCTCGTTTATGTCCGGGGGTGTAGAAGGGCGCATGGGGACGCGTGGCGGCGGCCCTCAGGGCGTCGAGCAAGGGCGTTTGGTGGGCGTCGAGGTGGTTGAACTGGGCCATGAAGAGCGATCGCGCTACAGGAGTCATTATCCTGCATGGCCCTGCCTTTGCGAGATGGAGAGAGATCAGGTGCTGAGGGGGGCAAGGGTTAGAGCGTGACAAGTAAGGTCAAGCCTTGCCGGCCGATGACACGCACTTGCTGTCCTAACTCTAGAGGACTGTTGATGGGCATCACCAGGCTGGCGGGCCAGGTTGATGCTGAATAGGTGACGCGCAAGCGGGGTTCTACCCATTCCACCGTGGCGATCGCAGGCATGTCTGAAAAATCGAAGGGGTCAATAGTGTTCCAAGTCATGATCACGGCCTCCGGGCATCCTGATAGTGGACCATTACCTCTATGTCGGATGACTAGGGAACCAACTATGCAGTGCCACAACCAATTGAGAAACTGTCCTAGGGCGATCGCTTCTGATGGAACATGAAATTCAGCCTGGAATGCAGCTATTCAAAGGGAAACCTAGCCGAGATCATTGCAAACTAGTCTTGTTACGATTTCTCATTCAAGTTTAATTGCAAATTCAAACCAGCTTTCGAGAAATTCGCTACAGTAAATATGAGCTGATTAGGCTCATCCACGCCACGCTGTTGCCTTCAACCTTCCATTCATAACACCCCCCTACTAGCAACCCATCCTTGGTCGCAATTGCTGGTTCCTAAGCCCCAGCCGCTGAGCGATCGCCCTGATGGTTTGCCCCTTCATATGAAAACCATATCTCTGTTCCCATTGCTTTAGGTATTGATAGAAGGCGATCGCTGTGGTGCCATAGACAAACTCAGGGATTTCAATATGGCCGACAAACGACCGATTTCGCAATTGGGTGATCCCGTCCTGCGGCAAACTGCCCGCCCTATCTCCAATGTGCAGGATGATTGGGTGCAGCCGCTGATTGATGATCTAATTCTGACGTTGATCCAATCTCAGGGAGTGGGCATCTCGGCTCCCCAGGTGGGTAGTCCCCACCGGATTGTGGTGATGGCTTCCCATCCCAACGAGCGCTATCCCGATGCGCCCATAATGGAACCGACTGTGTTGATCAACCCTCGGATGATTGATCACTCGGAGGCTTGTGTGACCGATTGGGAAGGCTGTCTGAGCATTCCTAATATTCGTGGTCGAGTGCCCCGCTATCAGGCCGTTGAGGTGGAATATACCACCCCGGCTGGCAAGCTGCAGCGGCAGGTGTTCACCGATTTCATTGCCCGGATTTTCCAGCATGAATTTGATCATCTGGAAGGCATGGTATTTCTCGAGCGCCTGCAAAAGCCCCAAGAGCTGATGACCGAACAGGAATACCGCCAACGGGTGCTGACGCCTGTGCTGGCTGGTCAATAGGGCTACATACGCTCTAGGACAGAAATGCCTAGCAGCGATAGTCCTAAGCGAATAGTACGGGCAGTCAGATCTGCTAAGACGAGTCGAGACGTACGTTTCGGCTCGTCTGCTTGTAAAATCGGGCAGCGATCGTAGAACTGGTTAAACTTTTGACTCAGTTCAAATAAGTATTGACAGAGACGGTTGGGCAACAGGTCTGCCTCCACTGCCAGAATCACCTCATCCAATTGCAGCAGGTGGCGCGCCAGGGTAAATTCTGTTTCGTCTTCTAGATCCACCGGCACGGTTTGCTGGAGTTGGCTCCAGTCAATATCGCCCTTGCGGCTAATGCCCTGAACCCGCACGTAGGCGTAGAGCATGTAGGGGGCTGTGTTGCCCTGTAAGGCCAACATGCGATCGTAGTTGAAAATGTAGTCACTGGTGCGGTTTTGGCTAAGGTCGGCATACTTCACCGCTGCCATGCCGATGGTTTCGGCGGCATGGCGGATGAACTCTGGCGACTCCTGCCGCTCTTCTTGCTGCAGGCGGTTTTCCACATCGGCCTGGGCCCGGCGCACTGCTTCATCTAGCAAATCTTTCAGCCGTACCGTATCCCCCGATCGCGTCTTAAATTTCTTGCCGTCATCACCCTTGACCACGCCAAAGGGCACGTGAATCAGTTCGACACCTTCTGGCACCCAACCGGCCCGCCGGGCTACCTGAAAGACCTGGGTGAAGTGGTTGGCCTGACCCGCATCAACGACATAGATCACCCGCTCTGCCCGATCCTGCTGAGTGCGGTAGCGAATGGCGGCCAGGTCAGTGGTGGCGTAGTTGTAGCCGCCGTCAGACTTTTGAATAATCAGCGGCAGGGGATTGCCCTCTTTGTTGGTAAATCCTTCGAGGAACACGCATTGGGCACCCTGGTCTTCTACGAGGAGCCCCGATGCTTTTAGATCGGCCACCACGTCGGCCAGCAGGGGATTGTAAAACGACTCGCCCCGCTCGGTGATGCGGATATCCATGCGATCGTAGAGCTGCTGAAACTCGCGGCGCGATTGGTCGCAGAGCACTTGCCAAGCCTTTCGAGCAGAGTCATCACCAGCCTGCAGTTCCACCACCGCTTGACGCGATCGCTCCTTGAAGTCATCTTCGGCATCAAAACGCTGCTTAGCCTGGCGATAGAAAGCTACCAGATCGCCAATATCGACCGTGCTAGCATCGGTGATCGCCTCGGGGCAAACGTCTCGCAAATGGGTGATCAACATGCCAAATTGAGTGCCCCAGTCACCAACATGGTTGAGCCGCAGCACGTCATGGCCGCGAAATTCTAGCAGCCGCGCTAGGGAGTCGCCAATGATTGTGGTGCGCAGGTGGCCCACATGCATTTCTTTGGCAATGTTGGGGCTGGAAAAGTCTACAATCACCCGCTGGGGCGCTGGGGTGGGGGCCACGCCAAGGCGATCGCTTTGGTGCATCTGCCGCAGTTGGTCTTGCAGATAGTCGGTGCGCAATTTTAGGTTAATGAACCCTGGTCCAGCGATCGCCGGTGGTTCGCAACAGTCGCTAACCTCTAGCTTGGCTACTAAAGCTTCGGCGATCGCCCGAGGTTTATCCTGGAGACGCTTGGCCAAGGACAAAGCTACGTTGGCCTGGTAGTCGCCAAACTTAGGATTGGTGGTGGGTACCAAGACCGGATCGGTGCCGGCTAGGTCGGGGCCAAAGGCGGCAACGAGGGCAGCTTCAAGTTGAGTCGTAAGGTAGGCGATCGTGGAGTTCATGAACCTAGGAATGTTCGAGGATAAACGTGAGTTGGATGACGTTACTGTTCCACGATACCCCGAACTTAGATCGTTGATTCGGCGGAGGGCGTATGGGTTGCGTCGGCTGGTGGATAGGCCATGGGCGGCGGCGCCATCTCTACTTCGGTATCATGAAGCCACAGCTCTTGCTGGGATAGCATCAGCGGAATCTTGGCGCGGTCGAAGGCTACTTTAATACGCCGACGATATTCGCGGGCCGCATTCCATTGCTCTAACGGCTGGGTACGAATCCATACGCGGATCACCATGCCGCGATCGCCAAATTCATCCAACCCTAGGGTCAGCGGTTTAGCCAAAATCCTGCCCATCCATTCTTCGTCTAAGGCCAACTCTTCCCCGACCTGCCGCACAAGATCTAACGCCTGATCAATATTGGCGCTATAGGCCACCGGGATGCGGATATCGGCTTGGGAATGGCGGCTGGATAGGTTGGAGACGACCTTGACTTCACTGTTGGGAATGGTAATCAAGCGCTCTTCTGGATCGCGGAGTTGGGTGATGCGCAGGGTGATATTTTCCACCATGCCAAAGACGTTGCCCACGGCGATTACATCGCCGACCGCATACTGATCTTCCACCAGGATTAAGAAGCCATTAATCGCATCTCGAATCAGATTTTGGGATGCCAGGGAAATGGCAACACCAATTAAACCAGCACCGGCAATCAGGGGGGCAATATCAACCCCAAAGTTAATCAGCACAATAAAAATGCCAATCAGCACCAAGAGGAGCACTGTGACGCCTTTGATCACCCGAGAAATGGTTGAGACTCGCTGCTGTAAGCGCTGATCGCGATTGGGGGTGAGCAATCCGCCATCGGCGAGGGTGTCGATAAACCAGTCAATGCTGACAAAACTAAGGCGAATGATGATGTAGATGCCTAGGGCAATGAGTGGCATGGATAGATAGGTGGGCAGACGGGTCAAGACCCATACCTGAATCCAGCGAGTTTGGGGAAATAGTCGCAAGATTAATAGAAGTCCTGCTGACCACACCAACCCTTGGCTCAGCTGAAAAGCTAGGGACTGAATAGCACCAACGTCTTCCCGGCGACGTTGGCTGATCTGCGACGTGGTAGTGGGCTGTCCAGCTGCCGCTCGTCGTCGCGATCGCCACTGATGCTGGGCTACGGAGATGCCAAAACTACAGACACACATGCCCAATAAGATGGCGATCGCCCATTTAGATTGCTCGGCCAGGGCTGACGACTGTCGCTCTCGGGCCGATTCTCGCAAGGCTTGGGGAATGGTATCCTTCAGACGCTCTGCATGGGCCATGGGGGTGGTCATCTCAAGCTGAGCATCGAGATGCGTGACGGTCATCACATAGCGATCGTTGATATAGATGGTGGGAAGGTCAGCGGCACCCCGCAATTCTAGGTTCAGCTCTGATGTTTCGCTCTCGCGATAGGCACGGCTGACGGCTGATAGGTTCCGTTGAATATCTTGAACCCGCTGAGTAAGGTCGGATGCTGGGGCCGCTACCCGAAAGAGCGGCTGTCCATCCAGCCGCACCCAAGCACTTTCGATCTCATCTTGAGCCAGCGTGGACTTAAATATGGGTAGCGGATCGGTAAAGTCTGCAGGGCTCGGAAGCTGGGCAGAGACGGAGACGATATGGAGTCCGCTGATCAGCACAAACAACAGCATCATACATGCCAGCCATTTCACCCAAAGATGCTTGGCTTTCACCTGCAGCGATCGCCGCCATCGAGTTCTAGATCGTTTCATGTACCTCACCCCAGATGGGGAAAACTAGGACGTTAACTATCAAGATGTATCAAGGTGGATATCTATTATGATGCGTTCGCTAACAATTGGATTGATGTTGCCATGGCCAGGCTAGGTCGCGATCGCTTCCTTGCCCTCCACCGATCAGATGAATTCAGATGAATTGTGATAGTTTCTTCGGTGACGTTGGCAGCATAACTCTCAAGATTCTTGGATCTAGGGAAAACGGAGCGGGGCTCGAAAATCCGCGCCAAATCAACCCATAATGGAAACAGGATTGGGGTTGGCTCCATGCATTCTTCCCTCATCCATCCACTGTCGAGTTTTCAGCCGTTTTACCCTTCATGCAGATTCGCCGCCGTCCGCCTAGCCCTGCCATTCAAGTCAGCTATCTTCAGTATCAGGTCGCTGCGCCTGGTGCCGAACCGCTTCATCTCCTCGAAAAAATTGTGTGGCATAAGGAAAATGAGGTGGATGCGTTGCGCGATCGCCTTCCCTTACTGGATCTACGCAAGCAGCTTCCGGATGCCGCGCCACCCCTCGACGCCCTAGCGGCCCTGCGCCAAGTCCGCACCACTCCGTCTCTGATTGCCGAAGTGAAAAAGGCATCGCCCAGTAAAGGCGTCATCCGCCCTGATTTCGATCCAGTGGCGATCGCTCAAGCCTATGCTGAGCATGGTGCAACCTGTATCTCGGTCTTAACCGATGAAGAATTTTTCCAAGGCAGCTTTGACTACCTCAAAGCTATCCGCGCCGCTGTGGACATCCCCCTGCTCTGCAAAGACTTCATCATCTACCCCTACCAAATCTATAAAGCCCGCACCTGTGGAGCCGATCTGATCCTGCTCATCGCGGCCATTTTGTCAGATGCGGATCTGCAATACTTCCTCAAGATTGTTCGTACGGTCGGCATGACTGCCCTCGTGGAAGTGCATACCCTGGAAGAACTCGATCGCGTCTTGGCGCTCGATGGCGTGCAGTTGGTGGGCATCAATAACCGCGACCTTGAAACCTTTCATGTTGACCTGCAAACCACCTGTCAGATCATGGCAGAGCGGCGGCAGGCCCTGCAAGAGCGCGATATTATCGTGGTGAGTGAGTCGGGTATTCATACCGCCGCTGATGTGCAAACGGTGACCGAGGCAGGGGTGAATGCCATCTTGGTAGGAGAATCCTTAATGCGGCAAGACGATCCTGGGGCAGCGATCGCCTCCCTGCTGTCCTAACCATTGCCCCAACCATGTGGAGCGGCGATCGCCCTCCCAGCCGCCATAGATGTCTGATTCTGCGCCAGCATCAGTCCGTTTCCTAGCTGTTCTACCCCGACAACCGGGCATGTTAACCCTATGGGGTCTACCTGCCTAGTCTCGTTCTACTATCGTTACGGCTGAACTCTTACCCCTATGGATCGCATCCCCCTACCCTCTCATATTCACTATGAACTCCTGCTGCAACTGCTAGAGCGCCAAACTGCCCATGCGGTTGGCAATCAGCCCCAGTTGCGAGAACAGTTGAATGAGTTGATCATTACCCTACGGAAAGCACGTAGTCAGCAGCGACATTTAGAAGAAACCTGCCAGCGCGCTCATATTGACATCGATTTTCACTGGTCTCTCAACAACGACGCCTCAGAGCCATCTCCCTCGGAGCGATCGCTCCCTTCCTAACCATCCATGACGCTACATCAAACCTCTGGACGGTGGCAGTATGGGATGATCCTCGCTGCCACGACGATGCTGCTATGGGGAATTCTGCCCATTGCCCTGGCCGTTGTGCTGAATGTTTTAGACGTATACACGATCACCTGTGTACGATTTGTGATCGCCTTCAGCGTTTTAACCCTCTACCTCAAACAGCAGGGACAATTTCCCCAGGGAAAACAGCTTCGCAGCGCCTCCTTCAAGCTGATGGCGATCGCCATCGTGTTTTTAGGTCTGAACTATTTATTTTTCCTCATTGGTTTAAAACTCACATCTCCCACCAATGTGGAAGTTTTGATGCAGCTTGCGCCGGTCACCTTTGGTCTAGCTGCCCTCGTGATTTTTAAGGAACGCTACAGTCGGTTGCAGTGGGCAGGTCTAGGAGTCATGACCTTGGGGCTGGCGCTGTTTTTCCATGAACAACTGCAGGTGCTGCTGCAATCGACCACTACCTATCTCTTGGGGAACGGCCTAACGGTTTTGGCCTGTCT
This Candidatus Obscuribacterales bacterium DNA region includes the following protein-coding sequences:
- the thiS gene encoding sulfur carrier protein ThiS, which gives rise to YFMTSASVTLTVNGETQTCPSQTSLPQFLNLIGMNPRLVAVEYNGEILHRQFWEQTLIQEGDRLEVVTIVGGG
- a CDS encoding DUF1517 domain-containing protein, producing MHNTRIKRFKSLVKPLLALALMVALVFGQADSALAARGGRMGGGSFRSAPSRTYTSPARPAPGGGYYGGGGFGFPFLIPFFGFGGGFGGLFTIFMVIAVGNFLMSAVRRSQENGTMEETYNPTMSVNKLQVALLADARTLQDDLNRIAESADTGSTAGLAQVLQETSLSLLRHPEYWVYGSSSSQQAKMDSAELQFNRLALTERSKFSEETLSNVNNQLRQASDRLALGAKGEIDPAKLPDQPGEYIVVTLITANQGKLDLPTIQSSQDLRRALSQMGAIAGDKLAALEVLWTPQAEGDTLSADELLAEYPDLRLV
- a CDS encoding Ycf34 family protein: MCICVNCRYVDRCITYHEVEHQHQQPHLTESPDFEAVEPTINVNIRHHDQEIEMEWDVVGCESFTADQGKWSRLRPGELVPT
- the cbiT gene encoding precorrin-6Y C5,15-methyltransferase subunit CbiT, with protein sequence MVSELWPYQTPGIPDRLFERLPGIPMSKREVRVLLISHMYLRPKAVLWDIGAGTGTIPVEVGLLCPKGKIMAIERDEEVAGLIRRNCDRFGVTNVQVVEGSAPDCLTDLKPLPDCVFIEGGRSVKAIAQTAWACLKAPGRIVATATDLTSLYALSETLAELQARNVEVIQSAVNRLESRGNNQVFAAVDPIFILSGEKLT
- a CDS encoding aminotransferase class I/II-fold pyridoxal phosphate-dependent enzyme, producing MTPVARSLFMAQFNHLDAHQTPLLDALRAAATRPHAPFYTPGHKRGQGISPRLAALFGTEVFRADLPELPDLDNLFAPEGVIRAAQDLAAIAFGAGETWFLANGSTCGIQAAVLATCSPGDSLILPRNAHRCAIAALILSGAMPVFVTPELDSQGQIPLGVSPGAIAHALEQHPAAAVLLVSPTYHGVSSDLQAIATLVHSYDLPLIVDEAHGAHFAFHPQFPQTAIAAGADLAVQSIHKTLGAMTQAAMVHSHLHSRIDRDRLVDSLALVQSSSPSYLLLASLDAARHQMAIDGEKLMAQTLDLADWARLELSKIDGVRVWTPPTGTPWDRTRLTLDVSGLGWTGFAADEYLHQTLGVTAELPSLHHLTFVISLGNTREDLQHLVQGIQTLAQDKRSPLSLLNLPLPPLQVPILSPRQAFFSRRRTVPVSDAIGQVCAELICPYPPGIPVLMPGEPITIEAIAYLTQICTMGGTITGCADPTLQTLSIVDEAIALP
- a CDS encoding NfeD family protein, yielding MTWNTIDPFDFSDMPAIATVEWVEPRLRVTYSASTWPASLVMPINSPLELGQQVRVIGRQGLTLLVTL
- the def gene encoding peptide deformylase, which encodes MADKRPISQLGDPVLRQTARPISNVQDDWVQPLIDDLILTLIQSQGVGISAPQVGSPHRIVVMASHPNERYPDAPIMEPTVLINPRMIDHSEACVTDWEGCLSIPNIRGRVPRYQAVEVEYTTPAGKLQRQVFTDFIARIFQHEFDHLEGMVFLERLQKPQELMTEQEYRQRVLTPVLAGQ
- the argS gene encoding arginine--tRNA ligase; amino-acid sequence: MNSTIAYLTTQLEAALVAAFGPDLAGTDPVLVPTTNPKFGDYQANVALSLAKRLQDKPRAIAEALVAKLEVSDCCEPPAIAGPGFINLKLRTDYLQDQLRQMHQSDRLGVAPTPAPQRVIVDFSSPNIAKEMHVGHLRTTIIGDSLARLLEFRGHDVLRLNHVGDWGTQFGMLITHLRDVCPEAITDASTVDIGDLVAFYRQAKQRFDAEDDFKERSRQAVVELQAGDDSARKAWQVLCDQSRREFQQLYDRMDIRITERGESFYNPLLADVVADLKASGLLVEDQGAQCVFLEGFTNKEGNPLPLIIQKSDGGYNYATTDLAAIRYRTQQDRAERVIYVVDAGQANHFTQVFQVARRAGWVPEGVELIHVPFGVVKGDDGKKFKTRSGDTVRLKDLLDEAVRRAQADVENRLQQEERQESPEFIRHAAETIGMAAVKYADLSQNRTSDYIFNYDRMLALQGNTAPYMLYAYVRVQGISRKGDIDWSQLQQTVPVDLEDETEFTLARHLLQLDEVILAVEADLLPNRLCQYLFELSQKFNQFYDRCPILQADEPKRTSRLVLADLTARTIRLGLSLLGISVLERM